Below is a genomic region from Sutterella megalosphaeroides.
TCGAGCGAAGAGCTTGCCGCCATGGACACGCAGGACAACTTCGGCGACATGCCGGGCGTGGGCGTCGGGCGCAATTGGGCGCACGTCAACTCTGTCGACTACGACCCGTCGGACGATTCGATCGTCGTGAGTTCACGCAACCAGTCCGCCGTCGTCAAGGTCGGTCGCGACAAAAAGGTGAAGTGGATTCTCGCCTCGCCCGAAGGCTGGAAGGGTGAACTCGCCTCCAAGGTTCTGAAACCCATCGACGCAAAGGGCAACCCCATCAAGTGTGAAGGCAGCAAGTGCGAAGGGGGCTTCGACTGGACGTGGACCCAGCACGCCGCCTGGCGTATCGACGAGAAGTCCGACAAGAACATCTTTTACCTCTCGGTCTTCGATAACGGAGACGGTCGCGGCATGGAGCAACCCGCACTGGCAGAAGACAAGTACAGCCGCGCCGTGATCTACCGCATCGATCAGCAAAAAATGACGGTCGAACAGGTTTGGAGCTACGGGAAAGAGCATGGCTTCGAATGGTTCAGCCCTATCACATCGATGGTCGAATACCAGAAGGATAAGGATTCCGTCCTTGTTTACTCTGCGACGGCGGATCTCAACCTGAAGCTCTTCCATCAGCAGGCCGCAAACCCCGTCATCAACGAATTCAAGTGGGGCGCTTCGGAACCCTCCGTCGAGATTCGTTTGAAGAGCACGATGGGCTATCGCGCCTTCTGCTTTGACGTCGACAAGGCCTTCAACGCCGAAGCCAAGTAAGCGGACGTTTTCGTCCCCCGACGGAACGCCGACGGCAGCAACCCGCGGCGTTCCGTTCCTTTATCCTGCTCCGTCATACCAGTCCGCCGCCCTGGGTTCGATCTCCGAGCATACGATGAGAACACTTCACCTTGAGAGCCTGCGTCTTCTAAAGGCGCTTTGCCAAACCCACAACCTCGCCTCGGCGGCAATTCTCGCCGAAATGCCCGTCTCGACCGCATCGAGACTCCTGTCGGCCATGCGCGAGCATTTCGAGGACGAGCTCTTCACGCGCTGCTCGGGCGGCCTGGCGCCGACGGCGCGCATGTGCCGCCTGCTTCCCAAGGTCAACACGCTTCTGGCGGACTACGACGATCTGATGGAGCCCGAAAGCTTTTCGCCCGCCACGCTCCGGCGGTGTTTTCTCATCGGATGTCTCGATCGGGCCGTGCGCTTCGTCGGTCCGATGCTCGACACGCTCGCGCGCACGGCTCCGGGCGTCTCAATCGAAATCGTGACGCTGGACAATCGTTGGGAGGAACACTTGAGAAGCGGCGTGCTCGATCTCGTCATTTCACCCGTACGAAAAGTCGGCGAAGGTTTTTGTCATGCGGTGCTCGCCTCGTTAGGAACGTGCTTTGTCGTTGCGCCCGACCATCCGCTCCTTGCACGGCTCGAACAAAACGGCACCGTCACGCTCGACGATCTGCTCGAGTTCGGGCACATCGAAGTCGCTTACACGCCGAGCGTCTTTTACCGCTCGCACGCCGCGCTCGAACCCGAACGCTGGCGCGAGCGGCGCATCGTCGTCACCGCCCCCTCCTTTTTCAGTGCGCTCCTCATGGTGCGCACCTCGCACCTCGTCCTTCGGATGACCGCTTCGCCCGTTTCGTTTTACGACACACTGGGCGTGTTGCGTACCTTTGAAGCCCCCGCCGAACTCGACGAAGCGTTCGAGCCCAAACTCATCTGGCACGAGCGCGGCGCGGGGGACCCCGCACTCGAATGGTTCCGCGCCGCGCTGATCGCGAACGCGGGAAAGGCCTGAGGGCGCCCCAAAACTTCATTCGTTTGTCACGAAACCGAACGCGTACCACGCATTCTTCATCCAGTTGCAACCGCCCCGTCACATCGAGTCGAGACAATGTGCTTCGGCACTTTCGCCGGTTCACCGGATGATTCTTCATGTCCGTTTCGATTTCCCGACGCCGTTTGCTCGGCTCCTCTTCGGCCGCACTCGCAGCCGCCGCGCCCTTCGGCGCTCTTCTTTCGTCGCCCGCCGCCGCGGCGGTGAGCGAAGCTCTGAAACCCTCGTTCGAGCACCCCCTGACGCAACGCACCGTCGCCGAGATGCTCGCCATGAGCCCCGTCGACACGGCGCGCGAAAGCGCGCTCGTTTCGAACGCCTTCCGCGTGCTCGTCGACGCGGCGGAAGCGCTCCGGGAGCCGGCTCTGCGCAACGCCGTCCTCGCGATCCTGAAGGACCCCGTCCCGACCGTGGCCGACACGGACGAAGGGAAGGTGCTCGCGGCCCTCAAGGCCGAAGGGCTGATCGACGCGAAGCGTAACAAGGTCTTTCCGCACGTGACGCAGAAGGGCCGTCCCGAACAGCCCTTCTGGAGCGCCCCGGGCTCGGGTTACGCGAGCCACCACGCCTACCCCGGGGGGCTCGCGACCCACTGCGCGCTCAACGTCCTGTCGGCCGTGCGCCTGCTTGAAAACTACGATTCGGTCTTCGACTGCGACCTCGATTACGACGCCGCCGTGAGCGGAGAACTTTTGCACGACCTTCACAAGCCCTGGGTCTTCGCGTGGCAGCCGGACGGCTCCTCGCGCGTCGAAAAGCCCCTGGCGAAGACGGGCGAACACCACGTGTTGAGTCTTGCGGAATCGATGAAGCGCGGACTTCCCGCCCGCGTCGTCGTCGCGCAAGCCGCAGCGCACGACCACCCCGGAACGCCCGCGGGCGAAGCGCTCGTCGTCGGCTGGATCCGTGCGGCCGCGATCATCGCCGGAGTCGATCCGGTCGAGCGCGGGTTCCTGGCCGCCGACAAGAAGACGCTGCCCTTGCCGCGCCGCAGCGAAGGCTTCGTCGTGCACCTCGCGGACCACGACTTCGTTCTTTCGGGCCCCGCTTGTCAATGGAGCCTGCCGGCACTCAAAAAGCTCGCCGCTTCGACCTACGGTTTGACGAGCGAGAAGGACTTCAACAGCTTCCGCAACTACGTCTTCGCGAATCTCTCCGCGATGCGCGTCTGGGCGCTCCTCTCGACCGAGGGCGAAGCCGCGCTTGCCGCGGACGTCGCCCGAATCCTCAAGGCCTGATCGGTCGAGAGGATTCCGACCCTTGCCCCTTTAACCCTTTTCAATCTTGAAACCCGTGAACGGATGCCCGATTCGACCGACCGAAGGTCTCCCCCGAGCACCCGTCACTCCGCGGGACGCTGCGAACCGAAAGCACATCGAAAGCGAATTGCTTCACGCCGCCCTCCCGCACTTTTTTTTCTAGGATGAAACTTCCATGATCCGCACTTTCAAGCTCGCCGCCGTCGCTCTTGCCGCCGCTTCCGCCCTGGCCGTTCTCGGCTCGGCCCATGCCGCCGATGCCGCCGAAACCTTCCCGACGATCGAACGCGCCGTCTTGCGGGCGACCAGACCGAGCTCGTCCGTCAGTCGCTTTCAAACAAGACCGCCAAGAACGTCATCATTCTGATCGGCGACGGCATGGGCGACAGCGAAATCACCGCCGCGCGCAACTTCGCGCACGGTGCGGGCGGTTTCTTCCCCGGCCTCGACGCCCTGCCCCTCACGGGCCAGTACACGCACTATTCGCTTGACCCCAAGACCCACAAGCCCCGCTACGTGACGGACTCGGCCGCGTCCGCGACCGCGTGGAATACGGGCGTGAAGAGCTACAACGGCGCGATCGGCGTCGACGTGAACGGCAAGCCCCACGCATCGATCCTCGAACTTGCGAAGAAGGCCGGCAAGGCCACGGGCAACGTTTCGACCGCCGAACTGCAGGATGCAACTCCCGCCGCCGTCGTCGCGCACGTCGCGCAGAGGAAGTGCTACGGCCCGAGCGCGACGAGCGAAAAGTGCCCGAAGGAAGCCGCGGAAAACGGCGGCATCGGCTCGATTACGGAACAGTTCATCAAGGCGCGCGCCGACGTGACGCTCGGCGGCGGCATGAAGAGCTTCAAAGAAGTCGCCAAGGGCGGCGAATTCAAAGGGAAGGTGCTCCTTGACGCCGCGCGCGAAGCGGGCTACCGGATCGTGACGAATACGGCCGAAATGCAGGCCTTGAAAGCCGCCGACTCGACGAAGCCCGTCCTCGGCCTCTTCTCGGAAGGCAACATGCCCGTGCGGCTCACGGGTCCGAAGGCCTCCTACCACGGCAACCTTGAGAAACCCGCCGTCGTCTGCGAAAAGAACCCGAAGCGCACGGCCGAGCATCCGACGCTTGCTCAGATGACCGAAAAGGCGATCGAACTTCTGAAGACGAATCCGAACGGCTTCTTCCTGCAGGTCGAAGGCGCGTCGATCGACAAGGAAGACCACAAGGCCAATCCCTGCGGGCAGTTCGGCGAAACGGTCGACCTCGACGAAGCCGTGAAGGTCGCGCTCGACTTCGCGAAGAAGGACGGCAATACGCTCGTGATCGTCACGGCCGACCACGCTCACTCCTGCCAGATCGTCTACCAGGACGCGAAGGCCCCGGGCCTTACCGCTTCCGTCATGACCGCCGACGGCGTTCCGATGACGGTCTCCTACGGCAACAGCGAAGTCGAAGACGACCAAGGACACACGGGCACGCAGTTGCGCGTGGCGGCCTACGGTCCCCACGCCGCGAACGTGACGGGTCTCACCGACCAGACCGACCTCTTCTTCACGATGCGCGACGCCATGGGTCTCAAGTGAGGCAAAGCCGCAACCGTCGCACACGGCATCCCGGGACGTTTCCGACCGCCCCGGGATGCCGGAAGCCCGGCGGTCAAGGCTCGAAACTCAACGTTCGAAGTCCAACGTACCCGAAACGCCCGCCCGAAAGCGCGGGCGTTTTTGGTTTTCGGGGAAGTCACAAGGATGCCGTCGGGAGGTCACCGAGACCAACGCCTCGACATTCGTTTCGCATTCGTTCTCGCCGAACGCACGATTCGACCGCCCACCCCCGTTTTTCAACGGAGAGCGCTAGAATTTCTCCCCCTTAACGTTTTCCCTAACTCTTCTTTCCCCTCGTTTTTCCCATGACCGACCGCACGCTCCCTCAGGAAGGTCTCCGGGCGTGGCTTCCCGTTCTCGGGCTCGCCTTCGCCGCCTTCACCTTCAACACCTCCGAATTTCTCCCCGTGGGGCTTTTGCCCGACATGGCCGCCGGGCTCAGCGAAACCGTCTCCGACACCGGGCTCATCATCACGGGCTACGCCTGGGTGGTGGCGATCATGTCGCTCCCGCTGACGCTTCTCACCGCCAAGATCGAGCGCCGCAAGCTTCTTCTCGGCCTCATTGCGGTCTTCGCGCTTTGCCACGTGGTCGTTCTGTGGACGAACACGTTCGAGTCGCTCCTTGCGGCCCGCATCGGGGTGGCGTTCACGCACTCCGTCTTCTGGTCGATCATGACGCCCCTTGCCGCGCGCATGGCGCCGCGAGGAAAACGTGCCGTGGGGCTTGCGGCCGTCATGGGCGGAACGATCGTCGCGACCGTGCTCGGGGTGCCGATCGGCACCCAGCTCGGGCACTTCTTCGGTTGGCAGGAAGCGTTCTGCGTGATCGGTGCGGCGGCTTTTGCGTGTCTCGTCCTCATTTGGGCGGTGCTCCCGGAGTGCCCGAGCAACAAGGCGGGATCGCTCGCCGCCCTGCCGGGGCTCTTGAAGCGCCCCGCGCTTTTGCAGCTCTATTTCCTCACGGCCGTCACCGTGCTCGGGCAGTTCACGGCCTATTCCTATGTGAGTCCCATCCTCGCGCAGGCGGGCTACGGCGAATCGGACGTCGTCACGGTGCTGCTTGTTTTCGGCCTTGCGGGCATTCTCGGGACGGTCGTGTCGACGAAGACCGTCGACCGCTTTACGTCGGCAACGCTCACGGTGCCGCTCGTGGTGATCGCGCTCTCGCTCGCGTTTTTCAACACCGCGGCGAACCTCGGCTACGCCGAACTCCTTGTTTTGACGCTCTTCTGGGGCGCCGCCATGACGACCGTTTGCATGGCCTTCCAGACGGTGGTGCTCAACGTGGCTTCGGACGCCGCCGACATCGCGGTGTCGCTTTACTCGGGGATTTTCAATATCGGGATCGGCACCGGGGCCTTTACGGGAAGTCTTATTTCCGCCCGTTGGGGGTTCGACCCCGTGGCGTCCTCGGGGGCGGCCTTCGTGGCGGTGTCGGCCGTTCTGTGCCTTGCGCTCTGGGTGACGACGAAGTCGGCCGTCTTGCCGGGCGGCGAAAAGCCCGCCGCGAGCACCGCGGGCGAAGAGATGCCTCACTGAGGTTCTGCGGAAACGAAACGTCCGAGAAGTCCTTGTTAGCCTTTGAGAGTCCTTGGGGCTTCCGGACGACGGCAAACCTCGGAGCTTCGCTTCGCATCGAAAAGAGCCGCCTCGACCGCCGGTCGGGGCGGCTTTTCTTTTGCGTTCTTTTTACGCGCGGGCGCCGCGGCCCGAAAGACGAGCAGAGAGGACACCCTCGGGCGGCCCCGGGGAAGGATCCAACAAAACCGCCCCGACGAAACGATCGTACGGGGCGGCGTCTTTGAACGTTGCTGCGGGTCAGCGCTCGAGCACGAGGAGCGCGTCGACGCGGTTGTCGGGGGTCATGCGCACGGCGTAGCGGCGGCGCTTCCCCTGAAGGATCAGGTGGCGGTCGATCGCCTTCTGAAGGCGCGCGACGTCCTTTTCGAGGCGCGCGACGACGGCGTCGTGCTCGTCCGCAAGGCGATCGGCGTCTTTCTTCACGGCCGCGGCAAAGGCCATCTGCGCTTCGTTCATGCCGCGCGATTCGACTTCGAGGGCTTGCAGCGCGATGTTGCGGCTCTTGTCGAGGAGCGGGTGCACGCTCGGGAATTCCTGAACGTTAAGGGCAATCCTCGACGAGCACCGCATCCCGTGGATGTAGTCGTCGCTTGCGATGACGCGCATGAGCGCGATCGCTCGCAGGAAAAGCACCGCCACTTCGCGCTCGTCCATGAGCGCGATGCTTTCCGTGAGGGCGTGGTCCGCTTCGTCGGCGGTGCGGATCGTATTGACGTAGGTTTTGAGGGCCGTGTCGATGCGCGCGTTGACGGCGCGCATGGCGGCCGCAAGTTGATCGGCGCGCTCCGTGCGCTCCTGGGCGCGCCCCTCTTCGAGCCCCAAACGACGCACGTCGCGCGAGAGGTCGAAGAGTTCGTCCCAACGGTGCTTCCACTCGTGCCCGCGCACGGCGGGGATGAAGAGCTTCAATTTGCGCAGGCGCTCTTCGATTACGTCGAGTTCGTGGCGCAGTTCCCCTTCGAGCCCGTGCTTTTGTTCGGCGGGGTCGAGAAGATTGAAGAGACGATGAACGGCCTGCGGTCCGCCCCAACTGTAGTCGGGGGCGCTCATGGGTTCGCCCATTTCCGCCCCTTCGCGCAGCGCGATGACGGAAAGGTCGTTCGACGTGGCGTTCACACGCGGCTCGAACCCTGCGGCCAGGGCGTTTTCAATGACGGGCGAAAAGCTCACCGCATAGGTGTCGGCCGCGAATTCGTCGTCGGGCTCCCACGCGAGCACCGCGTTGTGCGCGAAGATCCCGTCGAATTCCTTTTTCTCGTGGGGCTGCAAGGCCACTTCGCGGTAGCCCGGAAGCTCGATTTCGAGCGCGCGCTGCACGAAGAGTTCGGCCGAGGTGACGTCGCCCGCCACCGTCGTGAAGGCGAGCATGTCGGGGCGCCGGACCCCGACCGTCGGGCGCTCGGCTTCGGCTTCGGGTTGCGGCGTCTCGGGGACGTGCACGGACTTCGGGCGGGCACCCACACGTTCGATGCGACGAGCGGCGGCGGGTTTGCGGCGCAGAACCTGCCAGGCGACGCCCGCGCCGCAACCGACGACGCAGGCACCGAGAAGAAACGCGGTGATGAGAGAGTTGTCCATGGGTGTGTGAAACAGTGGGGATCGTTTCGGCGGGCGGCTCTGCGTGCGGGCGAAAGACGCGCGGCGCAAAACGGGCCCGCAGGCCCGAAAGAAACAAAAAAAGAGGTCTTCGAATTGTAGCCCGAACGGCACCCGCCCAAATCCGTAAACCCGTCGCAGTACCTTGAGGCGCCACAGGTTTTGCGCGGTTTGTCGAACGATTCGGAACGATTTCGGGAGGAAAGCCGCGGCGCGATGCCGTTCGGCCCCGTCGGGCGGCCTTTTCTTGATCCCGCTCAAGACTTTTCTCGGGCGGCCGCGCTACCATGGACTTCTTTCTCGTCGATCGCCTGCTTAGGGGGATCGATCTCGTTTTCACGCAGAGACTTTCCGAGACCGCGTCATGCTCAATTTCCAGAACCACACGCTTGAACTGGCCAACGGCGTCCAGATGCCGATCATCGGCTTCGGCACCTGGCAGATTCCGCTCAACGAACACTTCACCTCGAGCGTTCAGACGGCGATCCAGATCGGGTACCGTCACTTCGACACGGCTCAGATCTACAACAACGCGCAGCTCCTCGGCGAAGCGATTCGCGATTCGGGCGTGCCGCGCTCGGAATTCTTCATTTCGACGAAGCTCTGGACCTCGCACCGCTCCTACGAGTGCGCGATGGAGGGGTTCGAACAGATTCTGGAGCAACTCCAGATGGATTACGTCGACCTTCTGCTCATTCACTGGCCCGCCTCCCAGGGCGAAGCCGTCGTGTGGCAGGCGCAGAATTACGGTGCGTGGCGCGCGCTTGAGACGATCTACGCGCAGAAGCGCGCTCGCGCGATCGGGCTCGCGAACTTCCTTCCGCACCACCTCGTGCCGCTTCTGGCGCGTGCGAGCGTCGCACCGATGGTCAATCAGTTGGAAAGCCATCCGGGCTACACGCAGTTCCGCGCCGCGGGCTTTTCGCTTGCGAACCGCATCCCCGTGCAGAACTGGAGCCCGCTCGGGCGAGGGACCCTTCTGCGCCACCCCATCATGACCGCCATCGCCGAAGGGCACGGCGTCACGCCCGCGCAGGTGGCCCTGCGCTGGAGCCTCCAGCACGGTCTCTGCCCGATCCCGAAGGCGACCGAGTTGCGTCACCAGCAGGAAAACCTCCGTATCTGGCACTTCGAGCTCACGCCCGAAGAAATGAAGATCCTCGACACGATGCCGCAGACGGCGTTCTCGGGGCTGCATCCCGATACGGTGACGTTCTGAGTTCGATTTCGGGACGCTGCGGATCCCGCAGCTCCCGATGCGCCCATTCGTCCGAAGCCCCGGCCCGCCCGGGGCTTTTTCGTCGCGCAAAGAGAGAAAGCCGCCCGAATCGACTTCGAGCGGCTTTCGTTATCTGCGAGGTTCGGTTGGAGGCCGGAATTAGAACGCCGGCACCACCGCACCCTGATACTTCTCTTCGAGGAACTTCTTCACGTCGGGGGTCGTGAGGACGGCCTTCAGCTTCTGAATTTCGGGACGGCTTTCGTCACCCGCACGCACGGCCACGATGTTGGCGTAGGGCGAATCCTTCGCTTCGATCGCGATCGCGTCCTTCACCGGGTTGAGGTTCGCGCCGAGGGCGAAGTTCGAGTTGATGACGGCAAGCGCCACGTCGTCGAGCGACCGGG
It encodes:
- a CDS encoding LysR family transcriptional regulator, with amino-acid sequence MRTLHLESLRLLKALCQTHNLASAAILAEMPVSTASRLLSAMREHFEDELFTRCSGGLAPTARMCRLLPKVNTLLADYDDLMEPESFSPATLRRCFLIGCLDRAVRFVGPMLDTLARTAPGVSIEIVTLDNRWEEHLRSGVLDLVISPVRKVGEGFCHAVLASLGTCFVVAPDHPLLARLEQNGTVTLDDLLEFGHIEVAYTPSVFYRSHAALEPERWRERRIVVTAPSFFSALLMVRTSHLVLRMTASPVSFYDTLGVLRTFEAPAELDEAFEPKLIWHERGAGDPALEWFRAALIANAGKA
- a CDS encoding aldo/keto reductase; translated protein: MLNFQNHTLELANGVQMPIIGFGTWQIPLNEHFTSSVQTAIQIGYRHFDTAQIYNNAQLLGEAIRDSGVPRSEFFISTKLWTSHRSYECAMEGFEQILEQLQMDYVDLLLIHWPASQGEAVVWQAQNYGAWRALETIYAQKRARAIGLANFLPHHLVPLLARASVAPMVNQLESHPGYTQFRAAGFSLANRIPVQNWSPLGRGTLLRHPIMTAIAEGHGVTPAQVALRWSLQHGLCPIPKATELRHQQENLRIWHFELTPEEMKILDTMPQTAFSGLHPDTVTF
- a CDS encoding metal-dependent phosphohydrolase translates to MSVSISRRRLLGSSSAALAAAAPFGALLSSPAAAAVSEALKPSFEHPLTQRTVAEMLAMSPVDTARESALVSNAFRVLVDAAEALREPALRNAVLAILKDPVPTVADTDEGKVLAALKAEGLIDAKRNKVFPHVTQKGRPEQPFWSAPGSGYASHHAYPGGLATHCALNVLSAVRLLENYDSVFDCDLDYDAAVSGELLHDLHKPWVFAWQPDGSSRVEKPLAKTGEHHVLSLAESMKRGLPARVVVAQAAAHDHPGTPAGEALVVGWIRAAAIIAGVDPVERGFLAADKKTLPLPRRSEGFVVHLADHDFVLSGPACQWSLPALKKLAASTYGLTSEKDFNSFRNYVFANLSAMRVWALLSTEGEAALAADVARILKA
- a CDS encoding sugar transporter, with translation MTDRTLPQEGLRAWLPVLGLAFAAFTFNTSEFLPVGLLPDMAAGLSETVSDTGLIITGYAWVVAIMSLPLTLLTAKIERRKLLLGLIAVFALCHVVVLWTNTFESLLAARIGVAFTHSVFWSIMTPLAARMAPRGKRAVGLAAVMGGTIVATVLGVPIGTQLGHFFGWQEAFCVIGAAAFACLVLIWAVLPECPSNKAGSLAALPGLLKRPALLQLYFLTAVTVLGQFTAYSYVSPILAQAGYGESDVVTVLLVFGLAGILGTVVSTKTVDRFTSATLTVPLVVIALSLAFFNTAANLGYAELLVLTLFWGAAMTTVCMAFQTVVLNVASDAADIAVSLYSGIFNIGIGTGAFTGSLISARWGFDPVASSGAAFVAVSAVLCLALWVTTKSAVLPGGEKPAASTAGEEMPH